A stretch of DNA from Lysinibacillus sp. B2A1:
TTGTTTTTGCTTCATCAGCGTCTGTTTATGGAGATAGTCATTATCCACCGTTAGAAGAAACGGATATTAGTGAACCCATTTCAATGTATGGGCTAAATAAAAGCATTGGGGAAACATACTGTGAAAAATGGCAAAAGGATTATGGATTGCCAACATTAATTTACAGATTTGCGAATGTATTTGGTCCAAGGCAATATATGCAGGGAGAAGCGGCTGTTATTCCTAGTATGCTAAAAAGCAGTATGGAAGGAAAGCCTTTTACTATTTATGGAGATGGAGAACAGACACGTGATTTCATTTATGTAGATGATGTTGCGGATGCGATTTATGCTGGTGTTCAAGCGAAATTACAAGGAATTTATAATGTGTCAACGAATGAGGCATGGTCTATTCATCAAGTAATTTTATTATTACAGCATTTAAACCATCCATTAGAAATACAATATGCTCCTGCTAGAGAAGGTGATATCGAGCATTCATTTTTAAACAATGAAAAGCTTGCAAATGCAATAGGATGGAAGCCTAAGATTTCCTTTGCAGAGGGCATAGAATGTACATTGCTAGCACTACAAAATGAAAAAATTATTGAAATTTAATCATTTCTATACGATTGTAGACAAATTTGCATGCTATATTTGTCTACAATTTTTTTGATTAGACTTGGAAGCTAAATCTACACCATGTTTCACCTTTTATAGCTAATTTTTTTCACGTCTATAGTATAATAATCTTTTAAAGGAATGTTGTGGAATTGAACGGGGGCTTACACATGCTTGTAGATTTTAGAGTGAAAAATTGTTTAAGTTATAAAGATGAAACACTATTTTCAATGGTAGCGGGAAGCCGTATTCGAAAATTAAAGGACTCACATACTATTCAACTAGACGCCTTTCGACTTGTAAAAAGTGCCTTTATTTTTGGACCAAATGGCAGTGGAAAATCAAATTTGTTTACAGCTATTAAAGTGTTGCGTACGTTATTGTTTAATTTTGAAAACCTTAATAATGTTAAACAACTACGCTTGCCCTACCAACCGTTTAAGCTAGGGGGGCAGCAAGAGCAGCCAACTGAGTTTATGATTTCATTATTATTAGATGGGATTCTATATGATTATGAGGTACAGTATAATGCATCACAGGTACTTTATGAGAGCCTTACTAAGGAAACAAAGTCCACGAAGGAGCAGCTCTTTAGCAGACAGTGGGATGGGGCAGAATATTTATATGAAACGGCTCAACACACAGCTCTTGAATTGACAAAATATACGAGGAATAATACCGCTTTTTTATCTGTTTTAAATGTATTTAATGATTCTGATGCAACCAAAATATTTGATTGGTTTTTACATAAAATTCTGTTTTTAGATGAGGCAAATCGGTTATCAAGTCACCCTCTTATTCGTAAACTTGAAGAGGAGCCATTTAAGAGAGAGGTAATTAAGCTACTAAAAATTGCTGATTTTTCTATTCAGGATGTAACAGCTAGACGAGTTGAACGCAGAGAGAAAAATACCATTGGCTATGAATTTGATACACCAGAGGTTATTCAAGAGGTTGATATTGATTTGCACTATTTATCGTTCGATGAAACAGGTGCTCCAATTGGAACAGAGACGATTAATTGGACAATGGATTCAAAGGGAACTGTCCGAATGCTGCATTTAGCGTGTGTTATGGTCGATGCATACAATAAAGGAAAGACCATTTTTATAGATGAATTTGATACGGCCTTTCATGTATCCATTTGCGAATTTTTAATGGCTATTATGAACAGTAATCGAAACGTCTGTAATCAATTTGTTGTCACTAGCCATGAAATTGATTTACTAGATCAGCCACTCCGTTCCGATCAAATTTGGTTTGTCAATAAAAGCTTTAAAAATGAATCAGAATTATACTCCCTATTTGATTTTGCAGATTTGCAGAAGAAGCGTGGAGATATTTCCTATGCAAAGCGTTACTTAAAAGGAGAGTTTGGTGCAACACCCGTTATTAATGAATATTTATCAAATCAATATTTAGGTGAAGTGGAGGTATCTGAGCAGTGAGAGTACGTCAACAAGGGAATCGAACACTGCGTAAAACTATTTTAATTTATTGTGAAGGTGAAACAGAGCGCATTTATTTTGAGCAATTGCGTATTTTAAAGCGCTCTAAATTGGTAAGTGTCAAAATAAAAAATGTTAAACGTTCAGCAATTAAGCTAGCCCAGCATGCGTATCGGGATTCAAGCTATCAATATTTTGATGAGGTCTGGATTGTGTTTGATAAGGATGATTTAACGGAAAAGCAATTAGAGGAAGTTAATGATTTTTGTGAGGAGAAAAACATTCATATTGCTTATACAAATGAAGCATTTGAACTATGGCTACTTTTGCATTTTGAGGAGGTCGATATTTCAGAAAAGTATCCTCGTGCTGTATTAAATGACAAAATGGAACAGCACCTAGGTGTTTCCCGCTATTTTCGTCATAAGGCAGACGAGTCTATTATTGCGCCTATTGCACTGCGTCATGAGGTTGCGATAAAAAATTGCACAGAAATGATGGCATTTCGGAAAACGCAAAGTCGTGACAATCCTTATTGCAATATACATGAAATGATAAAATACATATTTTAAAATGAAATGGCAGGTTTTCTAGTTACTATAGAAAATCTGCTTTTTATTGTTCTTAAGTAGTAAATTGTCTGAATACAATTTTTTTTCATAAAATTAGGTTGTAATTTTGGACTGAGTATAATAAAATAACTTAAAACATATTAAACCTAGTAAAATTATAAGAATAAAAACGAGGTGACATTATTCAGATGACAGCACCGTTAATTTCTATTCAGCAGGTAAGTAAAAAATTTATCGAACAAATAGTGCTTAATCAAATTTCATTGGATATTCAAAAGGGTGAAATAATCGCCATTTTAGGTAAAAGTGGTTGTGGTAAAAGTACACTTTTAAATTTAGTTGGTGGCTTTGAACAACCAACAACTGGGCAAGTGCTGCTAGATAATCAACTTGTAACAAAGGCAAGCAAGCGTTGTATTATGCTGATGCAAAATTATGGGCTACTTCCTTGGCGATCTGTACAAAAAAATGTGGAGCTGGCTTTAGAAGGGGAGGCATTATCTAAGATAGAGCGTCAGCAGCGTGCTGAACACTATCTCAAGCTTGTAGGTTTAGATGATCGTCTTTCCGCATTACCTAGTGAATTATCAGGAGGAATGCAGCAGCGTGTAGCAATTGCTCGTGCACTAGCAATACGACCTGAGGTAATTTTGATGGATGAACCATTTGCAGCACTTGATACATTTACTCGTTATTATTTGCAGGATGAGCTTCTCGCCATTCAAAAGGAAGAGCGAACAACTATTTTATTGGTAACACATGATATTGATGAAGCGATTTATTTGGCAGATCGAATATTTATTATGAGTCCAAATCCTGGGCGTATTCATCGTGAACTACATTTACGAAGTACTAAGCCCAGAGATCGAGCAGATTCGGAATTCCAACATTTCCGAGAAGTTATTTTTAATGAATTCCAATTCAC
This window harbors:
- a CDS encoding nucleoside-diphosphate sugar epimerase, producing MNVLVTGGYGFIGSAVARRFHNEGANIYIIDNLSTGHLRNVEFEHKSYLLNVEDEVCEHFFKEISFDVVVHCAAQTSVQKSMQEPVKDILTNIIGLSQMLFLSSKYKVKHFVFASSASVYGDSHYPPLEETDISEPISMYGLNKSIGETYCEKWQKDYGLPTLIYRFANVFGPRQYMQGEAAVIPSMLKSSMEGKPFTIYGDGEQTRDFIYVDDVADAIYAGVQAKLQGIYNVSTNEAWSIHQVILLLQHLNHPLEIQYAPAREGDIEHSFLNNEKLANAIGWKPKISFAEGIECTLLALQNEKIIEI
- a CDS encoding ATP-binding protein; protein product: MLVDFRVKNCLSYKDETLFSMVAGSRIRKLKDSHTIQLDAFRLVKSAFIFGPNGSGKSNLFTAIKVLRTLLFNFENLNNVKQLRLPYQPFKLGGQQEQPTEFMISLLLDGILYDYEVQYNASQVLYESLTKETKSTKEQLFSRQWDGAEYLYETAQHTALELTKYTRNNTAFLSVLNVFNDSDATKIFDWFLHKILFLDEANRLSSHPLIRKLEEEPFKREVIKLLKIADFSIQDVTARRVERREKNTIGYEFDTPEVIQEVDIDLHYLSFDETGAPIGTETINWTMDSKGTVRMLHLACVMVDAYNKGKTIFIDEFDTAFHVSICEFLMAIMNSNRNVCNQFVVTSHEIDLLDQPLRSDQIWFVNKSFKNESELYSLFDFADLQKKRGDISYAKRYLKGEFGATPVINEYLSNQYLGEVEVSEQ
- a CDS encoding abortive phage resistance protein gives rise to the protein MRVRQQGNRTLRKTILIYCEGETERIYFEQLRILKRSKLVSVKIKNVKRSAIKLAQHAYRDSSYQYFDEVWIVFDKDDLTEKQLEEVNDFCEEKNIHIAYTNEAFELWLLLHFEEVDISEKYPRAVLNDKMEQHLGVSRYFRHKADESIIAPIALRHEVAIKNCTEMMAFRKTQSRDNPYCNIHEMIKYIF
- a CDS encoding ABC transporter ATP-binding protein; its protein translation is MTAPLISIQQVSKKFIEQIVLNQISLDIQKGEIIAILGKSGCGKSTLLNLVGGFEQPTTGQVLLDNQLVTKASKRCIMLMQNYGLLPWRSVQKNVELALEGEALSKIERQQRAEHYLKLVGLDDRLSALPSELSGGMQQRVAIARALAIRPEVILMDEPFAALDTFTRYYLQDELLAIQKEERTTILLVTHDIDEAIYLADRIFIMSPNPGRIHRELHLRSTKPRDRADSEFQHFREVIFNEFQFTQSQDTIEYNI